ACCGCAGGCATGGTGTTGGCGTTCAACTCGGTACTGGCCCCATGTTTAGCGGCCGACCGCGTAGTAGATGATGCCGTGCCCGATAGCGGTTGCACATAGCTCGTCAGGTCCTGAGCCTGTAGCCCGGCGACGCACATCAGCGCCAGCGTGGTGACTAAAATTAATCTGCGCTTCACTGCTGTATCATTATGCCGGCACTATCGCCCTCCGGCAGGTTAATATGGGTTAATTGCTGTCCTGACGTTTTATTTAGCACCACCACCGTTTTTGATTGTGATGTGGGAACGTCCAGTTGATCTATCCGTAATCTGCTCACATCATCAGCCACCAGTGCCGGACGGAAATCGCCGTCTTTGCTGATCAACTTGATTTGTTGCAGATCAATATCCGCAGCATGCCTGATGTACAAGCCCCAGGCTGGCAACTCTCCAAACATGGTAAACTCTGGGTAACCTGTCGCATTCTCCGGAACGGTATTCAGCGAGTCCAGACTGATATGCGCCTTGCTTTTGCTCGCCCCCCCCTCATAGCTCACCTCAATATTTTTCAACAGCACGCCGGTAACCGGGTGGCCGGGAAGGCCCACAATAGAAGCCGGCAGCAAATTATGCGGCGGTACTTTGGGCTGCGGCCCCTCCAGCGGATAGCCAATATCAGGCTTACCCGCAGGCACCTCCACCTTTACATCGCTGATCGATACATTTTTGAAGGAGCCATAGCGCTCATCTGTATTGCGGTGACCGAGCCTGATGAAAATAGCATTGCCGGTATTGGCAGCCCTTACATTGCTGACGCGGATATCCTCAATCGCAGCGCCATCCACTGTTTCCAGTGCAACAGCCGAGCGGTAAGTATCATACACCGTCAGGTTTTTTACTTCGATATTTTTAAAGGCACCCAGGCTTCCTGTACCAATCTTAAAGCCGTTGGCGCTAGTGCGCGCAGTGCAATTGATAATGCTCACGTTTTCGCATACGCCATCGGCCCGTTCAGATTTGAGGCAGATGCCATCGTCTGAAGCATTAAAATAGCTATTGCTGATGGTGACGTTGCGCGAGTCGACGATATCAATCCCATCATTATTCCAGTAGCAGGTACTCTGCACTTTAATATTGCTGATCTGCACGCCATCACAATCCTTATAATTCTGCACCCAGTTGGCAGAGTTTTTTATGGTGACGCCACTCACCCGTACGTTGGTACAGTTCAAAAACAACAGGATATTGGGGCGACTATGTTCGGTCGGGCGTTTGATCTTCCATTCCGGGTCTGTCAATACACCTTTACGCAACAGCATAATAGCATCTTGCACCACCTCGGCACCACGGCCATCAATAATGCCGTTGCCCGTAACCGCTATGTTTTTTTGTCCGACTGCCGAGATGATCGATGTGCTTACCTGGTAATCCATCCGGCTGGTGCTGCCCAGCAAGGCCGCGTCATCAGCAAGATGTAACTCAACGTTGCTTTTAAGAATAATGGGGCCGGTCACAAAATTCCCTGCCGGAATCAGTACCGTTCCGCCTGTTTTTGCAGCGGCATCAACCGCCTGTTGTATAGCTTTGGCATTGTTGCCGCTGAGGCCGGAATGCGCGCCATATTGTAATACATTATAGATCTTTTTTACCGGCGCAGCTTGCACCCAGCCGCAAAACAGCCATGTAGCAGCAAGTATTAAAAACGTTTTTCGGTTGCAGATCATAAATATTCTAAGGAGCCTGATCGGGGCAATTATTAAAGCCCAATTGTTTATAACGGTAGGCTAAATTATCAACTAGAAACGCCTTTTACCTACCAATAGCCGGAATTTAATTACGAAATCGATTAAGCAGAAATAATTTGACGCCCCCTCCTGAAACCTTAATTTTATAAACTGGCAAGCCCCGTAAACCAGCTTGCTGCCTACACTTCCCTGCAATGAGATCTATTTTTACTATTTGTTCCCTGCTGCTTGCGCTGCATAGTTATGCCCTTAAACCGGCTGATACCATCCCCGATAAAACGCTGCCGCCCGAGATTGAGAATCCCGAGTGCATTGGCATCGACAAGCAACCGGCGCACGCGGTGCTGATGCCTTATGCCAACCTCAAAGAGGCATTGGCAGGCAATCGACTGGCATCAAGTTATTGCATGAGCCTCAATGGCAAATGGAAATTCCACTGGGCATCGTGGCCCAAGTATCGCCCTATAGATTTCTATAAACCCAGCTATGATGTTTCTGGCTGGGCCGAGATCCCGGTGCCTTCTAACTGGCAAATTCAGGGTTACGGCATTCCGTTTTACCGTAATATAGGCTATACTTTTCAACGCGATTATCCGCACGTGATGAGCACGCCACCCACCAACTACACAGCCTATAAAGACCGTGATCCGGTAGGTAGCTACCGTCGCGATTTTTATGTACCACAAACCTGGAACGGCGGACGAATTTTCGTTCGCTTTGATGGTGTAGACGCCGGCTTTTTCCTATGGATAAACGGCCAAAAGGTTGGCTACAGCGTCAACAGTCGCAACGCTGCGGAGTTTGATATTACCAAATACCTGCAAAAAGGCAAAAACACCATTGCCGCAGAGGTTTACCAATATACGTCTGGCAGCTACCTGGAAGACCAGGATCAGTGGCGCCTGAGCGGCATTTTTCGTAATGTAACGCTGTGGCGTGCACCCCAGCAGCATATTCGCGATTTCTTCATCAGGACCGATCTGGACGCGCATTATAAAGACGCCACGGCCAACATCAGCGCCAAAGTAATTAACTATGATAGCGAGACTGCTGGAGCGGCCATTGCGGTAGCATGTATTTATAAAGATGGGCAACTGATAGCCAGCCAACAAACCAATGTACCTGCATTGAAAGCAGGCGAAGAAACCAATGTTTCCCTACAGATCCCGGTTAAAAATCCGCTGAAGTGGACGGCCGAAACACCTAACCTTTACACCACGGTGATTACGCTGCAACGGGGACAAAAGACAATAGAAACCATATCGGCTAAAACCGGATTCAGAAAAATTGAGATCAAAGGCCGTCTGTTCCTGGTGAACGGTGTGCCCATTAAACTAAAAGGTGTGAACCGCCACGAAAACTGGCCGGAGGTTGGCCATGCCATTACCGAGCAGCAGATGATCCGTGATATTGAAGTGATTAAACAAGGTAACTGCAACCATGTGCGTACCTGCCACTACTCGGATGATCCGCGTTGGTATGAGTTATGTGATGAATACGGCCTTTACGTGCTGGCCGAGGCCAACCTGGAATGCCACGGCCTGATGAATCGTTTTAACGATGAACCTACCATTAAAGCCGCCATTATTGACCGCAATGTGGCCAATGTGGAAAGCTTCAAGAACCATCCGTCGGTAATTATCTGGTCGCTGGGGAACGAGTGCGGCACCGGTGGTTCTAACTTCCGTGCAGCGTTACAAGCGGTTAAAAACATTGATAGCAGCAGGCCAACGCATTATGAGGGTTTCGGTATTGGGGCTGTTAACCCTGCCGATCTGGACAGTCGCATGTACTCGCCGCTGATCCCTAATGATTACCCCGGCGCCGATGCCAAGCGTCGTGCCCTGCGCCCTGTTGCAGAAAGCGCGACCGATACCAGTTTGAAGAAACCTTTTTACCTGTGCGAGTTTGCCCACGCCATGTTCAACTCCATGGGCTCGCTCAAAGAGTATAATGATCTGTTTGATAAATACCCGTCTATCCTGGGCGGCGCTATCTGGGAGTTTCAGGATCAGGGCATCTGGAACCGCCGCGACCCCAAGCACCCCATTCTGGCCTTTGGCGGTGGCTTTGGCGAGTTTCCTAATGATCATTATTTTATCCATAAAGGTGTGGTAGCGTCAGACCGATCGCC
This region of Mucilaginibacter yixingensis genomic DNA includes:
- a CDS encoding glycoside hydrolase family 28 protein — translated: MICNRKTFLILAATWLFCGWVQAAPVKKIYNVLQYGAHSGLSGNNAKAIQQAVDAAAKTGGTVLIPAGNFVTGPIILKSNVELHLADDAALLGSTSRMDYQVSTSIISAVGQKNIAVTGNGIIDGRGAEVVQDAIMLLRKGVLTDPEWKIKRPTEHSRPNILLFLNCTNVRVSGVTIKNSANWVQNYKDCDGVQISNIKVQSTCYWNNDGIDIVDSRNVTISNSYFNASDDGICLKSERADGVCENVSIINCTARTSANGFKIGTGSLGAFKNIEVKNLTVYDTYRSAVALETVDGAAIEDIRVSNVRAANTGNAIFIRLGHRNTDERYGSFKNVSISDVKVEVPAGKPDIGYPLEGPQPKVPPHNLLPASIVGLPGHPVTGVLLKNIEVSYEGGASKSKAHISLDSLNTVPENATGYPEFTMFGELPAWGLYIRHAADIDLQQIKLISKDGDFRPALVADDVSRLRIDQLDVPTSQSKTVVVLNKTSGQQLTHINLPEGDSAGIMIQQ
- a CDS encoding glycoside hydrolase family 2 TIM barrel-domain containing protein; amino-acid sequence: MRSIFTICSLLLALHSYALKPADTIPDKTLPPEIENPECIGIDKQPAHAVLMPYANLKEALAGNRLASSYCMSLNGKWKFHWASWPKYRPIDFYKPSYDVSGWAEIPVPSNWQIQGYGIPFYRNIGYTFQRDYPHVMSTPPTNYTAYKDRDPVGSYRRDFYVPQTWNGGRIFVRFDGVDAGFFLWINGQKVGYSVNSRNAAEFDITKYLQKGKNTIAAEVYQYTSGSYLEDQDQWRLSGIFRNVTLWRAPQQHIRDFFIRTDLDAHYKDATANISAKVINYDSETAGAAIAVACIYKDGQLIASQQTNVPALKAGEETNVSLQIPVKNPLKWTAETPNLYTTVITLQRGQKTIETISAKTGFRKIEIKGRLFLVNGVPIKLKGVNRHENWPEVGHAITEQQMIRDIEVIKQGNCNHVRTCHYSDDPRWYELCDEYGLYVLAEANLECHGLMNRFNDEPTIKAAIIDRNVANVESFKNHPSVIIWSLGNECGTGGSNFRAALQAVKNIDSSRPTHYEGFGIGAVNPADLDSRMYSPLIPNDYPGADAKRRALRPVAESATDTSLKKPFYLCEFAHAMFNSMGSLKEYNDLFDKYPSILGGAIWEFQDQGIWNRRDPKHPILAFGGGFGEFPNDHYFIHKGVVASDRSPKPHYAEMKRVFQWISTTPVDLTKGRFSVKNKYQFIDLSRFSGMWTISKNGVNIDSGRFEPGNVAPHSTQTISIAYRKTLLKPGAEYLLHISYRLKQNTLWAKAGYEIAAEQFELPVQHALPVAHNGGQLNYTDNDGTITVNGGGFSVVFDKQAGTLSSLKTNGHELLQTDGGPRLHLWRAPHQQDDLYAYKVWDSLGVTHLTWTAQMVQVKQPDNHTVSITTALKGTGQAGFVVNHTATYTIYGDGSIRVQNHVSSKDSDMVIARLGVRMLLDQGLENFRYLGRGPMENYPDRKTGSDVALYTSTVTNQLTPYEKPMECGNHEDVRWAALSNKALGTLKVAGDQLLQVSALPYTDEQMNATEYRIDLPKRNATVLCVSAKTLGVGSHSCGPMPLPKYEPLLHEADFAYTISLSK